Below is a window of Pseudomonas eucalypticola DNA.
GTTGTCGAGGGGCGGGATCTCGCGGTCGAAGCGCAGGGCCGACTGCTCCAGGAAATGCTCGAACAGTTGCAGGATGTCTTCGCGACGTTCGCGCAATGGCGGCAACTCAAGCGTTACTACATTGAGGCGGTAATACAGGTCGCTGCGAAAACCATTGCTGCGGCTCAACTCGTCGAGGTCGGCCTTGGTGGCGGCGATCACCCGGCAATCCACCTCGATGCTCTGGTTCGAGCCCAGACGCTCCAGAGTGCGTTCCTGCAACACCCGCAGCAGCTTGATCTGCAGGTTCATGGGCATGCTTTCCACTTCGTCGAGGAATAGCGTGCCGCCGTTGGCATGCTCGATCTTGCCGATGCGGCGTTTGCCGGCGCCGGTGAACGCGTTGGCTTCATGGCCGAAGATTTCGCTCTCGAACAGGTTCTCCGGCAGGCCGCCACAGTTGAGCGCCACGAAGGGGTGGGCCTGGCGGCGGCTGAAATCGTGCAGGCAGCGCGCCACCAATTCCTTGCCAGTACCGGTCTCGCCTTCGATCAGCACGTTGGCCGAGGTGTCGGCGACGTTGGCGATCAGTTCGCGCAAGTGCGCCATGGCCGGCGAGCGGCCGATGATGCGCCCCTCCAACGTGCTGCGGCTGGCCAGCTGGCGGCGCAGCGACGAAACCTCGCGGGCCAGCCCGCGCTGCTCCAGGGCGCGGCGCACCACGTCCACCAGGCGCTCGGGGGAGAAGGGTTTTTCCATGAAGTCATAAGCGCCGCTGCGCATGGCGCCCACGGCCATGGAAATGTCACCGTGGCCGGTGATGAGCACCACCGGCAGGCTGGGGTCACGGGCCTTGAGGCGGTTGAGCAGCTCCAGGCCATCGATGCCCGGCAGGCGGATGTCGCTGACGACGATGCCGGCGAAATCGTCGCCGATCAGCGCCAGCGCTTCTTCGGCGCTGCCCACGCCCTGGCAGGGGATGTCTTCCAGGCTCAGGGCCTGCTGGCAACCCAGCAGCACATGAGGATCGTCCTCGACGATCAGAACGGTAAGCGAGGTGTTCATGATGGCTCGACTGGTGAGGTGGGCGGTAGCGGGTTGAGCGGCGGCAAGGTCAGGACGAAGGCCGTACCGCCCTCATCCGGGTGTTCGGCACCCAGGCTGCCGCCGGCGG
It encodes the following:
- a CDS encoding sigma-54-dependent transcriptional regulator — encoded protein: MLGCQQALSLEDIPCQGVGSAEEALALIGDDFAGIVVSDIRLPGIDGLELLNRLKARDPSLPVVLITGHGDISMAVGAMRSGAYDFMEKPFSPERLVDVVRRALEQRGLAREVSSLRRQLASRSTLEGRIIGRSPAMAHLRELIANVADTSANVLIEGETGTGKELVARCLHDFSRRQAHPFVALNCGGLPENLFESEIFGHEANAFTGAGKRRIGKIEHANGGTLFLDEVESMPMNLQIKLLRVLQERTLERLGSNQSIEVDCRVIAATKADLDELSRSNGFRSDLYYRLNVVTLELPPLRERREDILQLFEHFLEQSALRFDREIPPLDNQTLSRLMSHDWPGNVRELRNVAERYALGLPAFKKAGAQPAAGVGFAEAVEAFERNLLSDALARNNGNLSQASLDLGMAKTTLFDKVKKYGLN